A genome region from Nymphalis io chromosome Z, ilAglIoxx1.1, whole genome shotgun sequence includes the following:
- the LOC126780235 gene encoding RUS family member 1-like isoform X2: protein MIRINGYIIFKEKYGSSAKERYLVKPPDQLNVVVCKEEQTNNVASVFAEVFLPQGYPHSVSKDYTAYQIWDTAQAFCSTISGTLATQEVLRGVGVGNKHATPLAATVTWVLKDGCGHLGKILFAYSHGTYLDAYSKKWRLYADTLNDAAMCIEIALPLFRNYITFALCVSTVMKAVVGVAGGATRAAMTQHHALRGNMADVSAKDSSQETAVNLIASLTALFIISVFGNSLFIFTLMLILHIVFNYFAVRAVCLRTLNEPRFIQVIDTYLKKEVIANPCEINRREPILFYQLGSNLLDLKICGFQIKLGGSMAQIIKESPKASHLKEIKNIYNERKYILYPNTNYRIMYIFIKDKSSTDDILCAYFHAVLLSITTCAINNYKLPLSHNAKDLKPFAEVCKMLQSVEWSRKSGKHTDFIYEPSYELQRYINSIATQEWQGVKSGLIQTGWDLSKHLLMVDEWRVCGVKSSLNEMLSEHIEPHNIPHSTIDTIFEQAISSNMSEEIGNDLDDLFDDEMFTVEPEPSVTKLRGAEKKKERKSKTNTKHNAEKDPEKKD from the exons ATGATAAGGATAAACggatatatcatatttaaagaaaaatatggtTCATCAGCTAAGGAAAGATATTTGGTGAAGCCTCCAG ATCAATTGAATGTAGTGGTATGTAAAGAAGAGCAAACCAATAATGTGGCAAGTGTATTCGCCGAGGTATTTTTGCCCCAGGGTTACCCTCACAGTGTAAGCAAGGATTACACTGCATATCAAATATGGGATACTGCACAAGCTTTTTGCAGTACTATTTCAG GTACACTTGCAACTCAAGAAGTATTGCGAGGTGTAGGAGTTGGAAACAAACATGCTACTCCACTAGCTGCTACTGTTACATGGGTGCTCAAGGATGGTTGTGGCCACCTTGGGAAAATATTATTTGCCTATAGTCATGG TACTTATCTGGATGCATACAGCAAGAAATGGAGACTATATGCTGACACACTCAATGATGCCGCCATGTGTATTGAAATAGCTTTGCCTCTATTTcggaattatattacatttgctTTGTGCGTGAGTACTGTCATGAAAGCTGTTGTTGGAGTTGCAG GTGGTGCAACAAGGGCTGCAATGACACAACACCATGCACTTCGTGGCAACATGGCTGATGTATCAGCAAAAGACTCATCCCAGGAAACTGCAGTCAACCTTATAGCATCCTTAACTGCACTCTtcattatttctgtttttgg taattCACTTTTCATATTCACTCTCATGTTGATACTGCATATTGTGTTCAACTACTTTGCCGTTCGAGCAGTATGCCTGAGAACCCTTAATGAACCACGCTTTATACAAGTAATTGATACTTATCTGAAGAAGGAGGTAATAGCAAATCCTTGTGAGATAAACCGAAGGGAGCCTATTTTATTCTATCAACTTGGTTCCAATTTGTTAG acTTAAAAATATGTGGATTTCAAATCAAACTTGGTGGTTCGATGGCGCAAATAATCAAAGAGTCGCCGAAAGCATCGCACCtaaaggaaattaaaaacatatacaatgagaggaaatacattttatatccaAACACTAATTACAGgatcatgtatatatttatcaaagatAAATCATCAACCGATGATATACTGTGCGCGTATTTTCACGCTGTATTGCTATCTATAACAACCTGtgccataaataattataaattg CCCTTGTCCCACAATGCCAAAGACCTTAAACCATTTGCCGAAGTATGTAAAATGCTACAATCAGTTGAATGGAGCAGAAAATCAGGCAAACACACTGACTTTATCTATGAACCATCCTACGAATTACAACGCTATATAAACAGTATTGCCACACAAGAATGGCAGGGAGTTAAATCGGGTCTCATACAAACTG gATGGGATTTGAGTAAGCATTTATTAATGGTGGACGAATGGCGAGTATGCGGCGTAAAGTCATcattaaatgaaatgttatcAGAACATATCGAGCCCCACAATATTCCACATTCTACTATTGATACAATTTTCGAACAAGCGATATCGAGCAACATGTCTGAAGAAATAGGAAATGACCTTGACGATTTATTTGATGATGAGATGTTCACAGTAGAACCAGAGCCATCGGTCACCAAGTTACGTGGCGCAGAGAAGAAAAAAGAACGAAAATCGAAAACAAATACCAAACACAATGCTGAAAAAGATCCTGAAAAAAAAGATTGA
- the LOC126780247 gene encoding RUS family member 1-like, with product MLILHIVFNYFAVRAVCLRTLNEPRFIQVIDTYLKKEVIANPCEINRSEPILFYQLGSNLLDLKICGFQIKLGGSMAQIIKESPKASHLKEIKNIYNERKYILYPNTNYRIMYIFIKDKSSTDDILCAYFHAVLLSITTCAINNYKLPLSHNAKDLKPFAEVCKMLQSVEWSRKSGKHTGFIYEPSYELQRYINSIATQEWQGVKSGLIQTGWDLSKHLLMVDEWRVCAGQSS from the exons ATGTTGATACTGCATATTGTGTTCAACTACTTTGCCGTTCGAGCAGTATGCCTCAGAACCCTTAATGAACCACGCTTTATACAAGTAATTGATACTTATCTGAAGAAGGAGGTAATAGCAAATCCTTGTGAGATAAACCGAAGTGAGCCTATTTTATTCTATCAACTTGGTTCCAATTTGTTAG acTTAAAAATATGTGGATTTCAAATCAAACTTGGTGGTTCGATGGCGCAAATAATCAAAGAGTCGCCGAAAGCATCGCACCtaaaggaaattaaaaacatatacaatgagaggaaatacattttatatccaAACACTAACTACAGgatcatgtatatatttatcaaagatAAATCATCAACCGATGATATACTGTGCGCGTATTTTCACGCTGTATTGCTATCTATAACAACCTGtgccataaataattataaattg CCCTTGTCCCACAATGCCAAAGACCTTAAACCATTTGCCGAAGTATGTAAAATGCTACAATCAGTTGAATGGAGCAGAAAATCAGGCAAACACACTGGCTTTATCTATGAACCATCCTACGAATTACAACGCTATATAAACAGTATTGCCACACAAGAATGGCAGGGAGTTAAATCGGGTCTCATACAAACTG gATGGGATTTGAGCAAGCATTTATTAATGGTGGACGAATGGCGAGTATGCGCCGGACAGTcatcataa
- the LOC126780235 gene encoding RUS family member 1-like isoform X1, giving the protein MKRQDGDIIFKEKYGSSAKERYLVKPPDQLNVVVCKEEQTNNVASVFAEVFLPQGYPHSVSKDYTAYQIWDTAQAFCSTISGTLATQEVLRGVGVGNKHATPLAATVTWVLKDGCGHLGKILFAYSHGTYLDAYSKKWRLYADTLNDAAMCIEIALPLFRNYITFALCVSTVMKAVVGVAGGATRAAMTQHHALRGNMADVSAKDSSQETAVNLIASLTALFIISVFGNSLFIFTLMLILHIVFNYFAVRAVCLRTLNEPRFIQVIDTYLKKEVIANPCEINRREPILFYQLGSNLLDLKICGFQIKLGGSMAQIIKESPKASHLKEIKNIYNERKYILYPNTNYRIMYIFIKDKSSTDDILCAYFHAVLLSITTCAINNYKLPLSHNAKDLKPFAEVCKMLQSVEWSRKSGKHTDFIYEPSYELQRYINSIATQEWQGVKSGLIQTGWDLSKHLLMVDEWRVCGVKSSLNEMLSEHIEPHNIPHSTIDTIFEQAISSNMSEEIGNDLDDLFDDEMFTVEPEPSVTKLRGAEKKKERKSKTNTKHNAEKDPEKKD; this is encoded by the exons ATGAAAAGGCAAGACGGAGATATCATATTCAAAGAAAAATATGGTTCATCAGCTAAGGAAAGATATTTGGTGAAGCCTCCAG ATCAATTGAATGTAGTGGTATGTAAAGAAGAGCAAACCAATAATGTGGCAAGTGTATTCGCCGAGGTATTTTTGCCCCAGGGTTACCCTCACAGTGTAAGCAAGGATTACACTGCATATCAAATATGGGATACTGCACAAGCTTTTTGCAGTACTATTTCAG GTACACTTGCAACTCAAGAAGTATTGCGAGGTGTAGGAGTTGGAAACAAACATGCTACTCCACTAGCTGCTACTGTTACATGGGTGCTCAAGGATGGTTGTGGCCACCTTGGGAAAATATTATTTGCCTATAGTCATGG TACTTATCTGGATGCATACAGCAAGAAATGGAGACTATATGCTGACACACTCAATGATGCCGCCATGTGTATTGAAATAGCTTTGCCTCTATTTcggaattatattacatttgctTTGTGCGTGAGTACTGTCATGAAAGCTGTTGTTGGAGTTGCAG GTGGTGCAACAAGGGCTGCAATGACACAACACCATGCACTTCGTGGCAACATGGCTGATGTATCAGCAAAAGACTCATCCCAGGAAACTGCAGTCAACCTTATAGCATCCTTAACTGCACTCTtcattatttctgtttttgg taattCACTTTTCATATTCACTCTCATGTTGATACTGCATATTGTGTTCAACTACTTTGCCGTTCGAGCAGTATGCCTGAGAACCCTTAATGAACCACGCTTTATACAAGTAATTGATACTTATCTGAAGAAGGAGGTAATAGCAAATCCTTGTGAGATAAACCGAAGGGAGCCTATTTTATTCTATCAACTTGGTTCCAATTTGTTAG acTTAAAAATATGTGGATTTCAAATCAAACTTGGTGGTTCGATGGCGCAAATAATCAAAGAGTCGCCGAAAGCATCGCACCtaaaggaaattaaaaacatatacaatgagaggaaatacattttatatccaAACACTAATTACAGgatcatgtatatatttatcaaagatAAATCATCAACCGATGATATACTGTGCGCGTATTTTCACGCTGTATTGCTATCTATAACAACCTGtgccataaataattataaattg CCCTTGTCCCACAATGCCAAAGACCTTAAACCATTTGCCGAAGTATGTAAAATGCTACAATCAGTTGAATGGAGCAGAAAATCAGGCAAACACACTGACTTTATCTATGAACCATCCTACGAATTACAACGCTATATAAACAGTATTGCCACACAAGAATGGCAGGGAGTTAAATCGGGTCTCATACAAACTG gATGGGATTTGAGTAAGCATTTATTAATGGTGGACGAATGGCGAGTATGCGGCGTAAAGTCATcattaaatgaaatgttatcAGAACATATCGAGCCCCACAATATTCCACATTCTACTATTGATACAATTTTCGAACAAGCGATATCGAGCAACATGTCTGAAGAAATAGGAAATGACCTTGACGATTTATTTGATGATGAGATGTTCACAGTAGAACCAGAGCCATCGGTCACCAAGTTACGTGGCGCAGAGAAGAAAAAAGAACGAAAATCGAAAACAAATACCAAACACAATGCTGAAAAAGATCCTGAAAAAAAAGATTGA